tactctaaatttattttaaaaaaaggcactgtggcttcacagcaccagggtcccaggctcgattcccagctgggtcactgtctgtgcggagtctgcacgttctctccgtgtctgcgtggggtttctccaaatgctccagtttcctccctctagTCCCAAAAGACTTTGTTAGGTAATTAAATTCAGAGTGCCGTTAGATAATGGGGTCATTCCGGCACTGCAAAGGTTCCCATCCAGAACAGACTCTGTTTTTTGGGTTAGATCATGCCCATAGCACTTGGGGCTaatggaatcaaaggatatggggggaaagcaggaacaggttactgaattggatgatcaaccatgaccagaatgaatggtggagcaggctcaaagggcttaaTGACCtagtcctcctattttctatgtttctatgtcaatCTCAGCATATTTGGTAATCTCAGTGTGTTTGGTAACACTCTATGCCCTGTGTCttctgagtgtccctttaagaaatgttttgtcttatcacatggcttcagtgatgtcattgtgtgggtggagctgggctgtgactctgagtttactttcacttttgacttttactttcactttgagttttgaCTGATTTGTACTGCACAGTTTGAAAGAAGGGTTTCtctgtcttcattttaaaagctgtttccagactgcttgataacttaaaataaCTAATTGTTTTCTGCAAGGAATTCAAACCAACTGTTTGGAAATGAAACAAGGGTATCAATGTCTTGTACCATTAAGAGTGCCATATGCTagaccacacctttgaaaagggggttctggtttttatttagatcttgttattaaattggaacagttaaaggggattcattaagggttataaatagattactgtagctgtgtggggtatttgtgtTTGTAGTTGATGAAAATTCTTGCATTTGTGTGGTTATACAAATGTtacctaaattcatagaataaagtttgttttttgattaaagGCGCCTCCGACCTCTGTGTATAACATCTTTTGAAAGAGTGCTCATCCAAGCCAAATTTGataaaaagttgtaggtcaggtgaactctggagttttctaaaccctggcccataacacctgaagTAAAAGATTGTGGCCTCAGGTTCACTCCAAAGAGCTGACCACATAATTTGTGCGTACAGAGGTAATGCTACACTGTTGAATAGGCCACCTTTCAGATGCGATGTTAAACTCTAGGCCTTTCTGTACCCTTGATGTAAATAATCTCATAGTGCTATTTAAGAGATGTCTTGCAGTGTACTTGCCAATATCTATTCCTCACCCGCTCTCGGCTCCGGCTCCAAGATGGCCAAACGCACCAAGAAGGTGGGGATCGTGGGGAAATACGGCACCCGGTACGGAGCCTCCCTCCGCAAAATGGTGAAGAAGATCGAGATTAGTCAGCACGCCAAATACACCTGCTCCTTCTGCGGCAAGACAAAGATGAAGCGCAGAGCAGTCGGGATCTGGCATTGTGGATCTTGCATGACAACAGTGGCTGGAGGAGCCTGGGCCTACAACACCTCCTCAGCCGTCACCGTGAAGTCTGCAATTCGCCGTCTGCGGGAGCTgaaggatcagtgagcactggtcaTGGAATCAACACCTTCCAGAGGTTTATGTATCAGCAAACTTGTTAATAAAATGTTAAAGGCAAAAAAAAAATCTATTCCTCACCCAGCACCACTAAATTCTACTGTCCGATCAAATTCGCGTCACTGTTTGTGATGCCTTATTGAGTACAAAATTGACCGCCATATTTCTCCAAATTACAAGTGACTATAATTCAAAATGCTTTCATCATTGAGCCATTATAGCAGCTACTCAAGCTTTACTGCGTCTCTCAGAACATAGTCCtagactttggaatgtgccagccTGCATCACTCAATCATTGTCCGCCTGTGAACTGGAAGACCAacaggtttcgggcagaccaaagactgTCTTTCAACGAACTCATGATCCTCCAGCAGTAGTTGATGCTTTTCTCTGTAtgcatccctgggaacagcccatagTGC
This genomic window from Scyliorhinus torazame isolate Kashiwa2021f chromosome 2, sScyTor2.1, whole genome shotgun sequence contains:
- the LOC140395274 gene encoding large ribosomal subunit protein eL43 produces the protein MAKRTKKVGIVGKYGTRYGASLRKMVKKIEISQHAKYTCSFCGKTKMKRRAVGIWHCGSCMTTVAGGAWAYNTSSAVTVKSAIRRLRELKDQ